The Euwallacea similis isolate ESF13 chromosome 7, ESF131.1, whole genome shotgun sequence genome has a window encoding:
- the LOC136410069 gene encoding serine-rich adhesin for platelets isoform X2, which translates to MEVVAAPPPSTGGSPFRDHDVREWSRIDTLTGALERARLETDSWSANTRDASHRYGKVVDSRARTGADGSLQAQASRQLEVFHSRAAGSRLQVVKTTTVSSSRWSGKAEEPNKRLEFEDLQLPLNPLDLSSQKSKASVGRSAHRRPPTRHPKTQNFTSSTFASDLHSQLRNAHFTAAANLHRVSRLCHQIHESAVRNAFGKKSPSVSPRGSADGSASGVEITEIESSSDQNSHSNLSRTKSNSSEGVQQIPEKESNAKSDLEDLEQLQSWRRNSKVRRSLPFPKASSPSTSKATLTDLPENGVSVKKLRDELEKGRRLTTALRNNSISADLNALDNIIQSISSASSIERSSIDDNLDDLTEKDHATKTKPKRESFVTAESLQEIKGRLRRTSSPANDIYMSKQEDSDDGIGKEDSKLSAIAAHNQVKSYIYGMEDMLQSKKSVIGTGSLESRSKFSNGSNNNKNEDWYNRRKSYGFEKVHGSEETSAKSLKDKTFVESSTDSGICRSSEIMVVPTATRANKETNGQYNSESESDVENKFSSISKALNGINYGNVRKMTSIFSQEDKSSIFSRQSEEAWNRRLRDNDFKKNELKSTTITIPIVKNNNIVDLSWNDEPEKDTKRHSIALDGSDPYKKDKNELIEDGIRRAKRVEFCKTEVHFAAESGKVNIVETDEKPPPTQNFRRRRRNSGISTDYPEDFNKNGLPMLHFGDSSYEKTMFGVNEDQEVENINSDAITEDYKSAEQNSVPSAFSVVTVNSTRDFNNHSEPSEEEKRDWISESDNLKGILKNKPIKPKPYHLGETHLNDSDEDSNKWGVRLRHIPRESPTIWKSTVTVRNIYQNNPEETNDEAKTNDLPEFQKLLRNLRPTTKKPDYLSDNENRYSDSFANIRVVPAAKDNRRSSWSVADRVIVDEEIQGSRGYSTKVNFGEGQATVVQNDQSTWPRMENLSKDSRQILNRGLVVRIGRQDSASKHTVCSKMTTTREQNNITTTTKITIDLSPSPPTTDKRFIYTKYKRSQNSLHSFKSTPLVLNTLKGQKEAVGKIPQQLEALKKLYEDVRSDEGDSDADKEVQQLLSRVSEKDLSSIDSDASTVVSGSWSRMRAFKNISEMERNSFKKPTLKFDLNCTNKSKDNPNLPNSAIEPHKPKATYNKYSIHANSSKYSPVVLRKTIPLKSTDPQELIESVPSKLVNKKTESSTSNSRSKSPSREFRNLPDPNLQAKCVSDKAVLRQPKQSEMTYFGLGAKGLKTTKEQTYSQKPDLLQNHKRTVSPTGRVGKPRKPTPEKEMDAEHIYENVNPGKTTLKSQHIQNKDFDSTILDELTKAADQILQAVNGYTSEDCQNRLSSDEEEFRKPLDTISETRSWKCYNQDLEIRNQQRMRPTLASAAKIKVKRTSSTSSVESLSKDRKKVSSTERKIAAVPTAATKPVSETTNKKKGTGDVNSSKSSTKARRLQRASSREALLQSHGSSSEDLPTNVELPVRKPRLVKKTKATQLTISSGIELKKPVRKSREEKATESNKSESRILGSLPEIRHKTAVSTITNIAEKCSRDRSKTRGEERQPKSSTRKESSSKGTISSSSTRPTSSSSKAQSQRPTTSSRESGVTQHRISTANIKRCHRSENTARH; encoded by the exons GTTGTAGACTCCAGAGCCCGCACTGGAGCAGATGGTTCCCTTCAGGCACAAGCCAGTAGACAGCTGGAGGTGTTCCATAGTCGGGCAGCAGGATCCAGGTTGCAGGTAGTCAAAACCACGACAGTAAGCAGCAGTAGGTGGTCTGGAAAAGCGGAAGAGCCTAATAAAAGACTGGAATTTGAAGATTTGCAG CTCCCTCTGAACCCTCTAGACCTGTCGTCTCAAAAATCCAAGGCCTCAGTAGGCCGCAGCGCACACAGACGTCCTCCTACCAGACACCCCAAGACCCAAAACTTCACTTCGTCCACCTTCGCAAGTGATCTGCATAGCCAGCTGAGGAACGCCCATTTCACTGCCGCGGCGAACTTACACCGAGTATCCAGATTGTGCCACCAAATCCACGAATCTGCAGTTCGGAACGCGTTCGGGAAAAAATCCCCCTCGGTATCTCCTCGTGGAAGTGCCGATGGTAGTGCGAGTGGTGTAGAAATTACGGAAATTGAAAGCAGTAGTGACCAGAATTCGCATTCTAATCTGTCGCGAACTAAGAGTAATAGTAGTGAGGGCGTCCAGCAAATTCCGGAAAAGGAGTCCAACGCCAAGAGTGACCTGGAGGACTTGGAACAGCTGCAAAGCTGGAGGAGGAACTCCAAGGTTCGGCGAAGTTTGCCGTTTCCGAAGGCAAGTTCTCCTAGTACCTCCAAGGCTACTCTAACAGATTTGCCAGAAAATGGCGTCAGCGTAAAGAAATTGAGGGATGAGTTGGAGAAGGGGAGAAGATTAACCACAGCTCTAAGGAACAATTCTATTTCTGCCGACTTAAACGCCTTGGATAACATTATTCAATCAATATCAAGCGCCAGCTCCATAGAGCGCAGCTCTATAGACGATAATTTAGACGATCTCACTGAAAAAGACCATGCAACTAAAACTAAACCAAAACGAGAATCATTTGTAACAGCAGAATCTTTGCAGGAAATCAAAGGAAGACTTCGTAGAACCAGCTCTCCGGCAAATGATATTTACATGTCCAAGCAAGAAGACAGCGACGATGGTATAGGGAAAGAAGACTCCAAACTAAGCGCAATTGCTGCTCACAATCAAGTGAAGTCCTACATATATGGTATGGAAGACATGCTGCAAAGCAAAAAGTCTGTAATCGGAACTGGAAGTCTTGAGTCTCGCTCCAAGTTCTCCAATGGCTCTAACAATAACAAGAACGAAGATTGGTATAATCGCCGGAAATCGTATGGGTTTGAGAAGGTGCATGGCAGTGAAGAGACTTCTGCAAAATCCCTAAAAGATAAGACTTTTGTGGAATCGAGTACTGATAGCGGAATATGTCGCTCGAGCGAAATAATGGTGGTTCCAACTGCAACAAGAGCCAACAAAGAAACCAACGGTCAATACAACTCGGAGAGTGAAAGTGACGTAGAAAATAAGTTTAGTTCAATTAGCAAAGCACTTAACGGGATCAATTACGGTAATGTCCGAAAGATGACTAGCATTTTTAGCCAGGAGGACAAAAGTTCAATTTTCAGCAGACAGTCTGAAGAGGCTTGGAATAGGCGGCTCAGAGATAACGACTTTAAGAAAAACGAACTCAAATCAACAACCATCACCATACCCATAGTCAAAAACAACAACATTGTGGACTTGTCTTGGAACGATGAACCCGAAAAAGACACAAAAAGGCATTCAATAGCTCTCGACGGATCAGATCCCTACAAAAAGGACAAAAACGAGCTTATAGAAGATGGAATTAGAAGAGCGAAGAGGGTGGAGTTTTGCAAAACTGAGGTTCATTTTGCCGCAGAATCTGGAAAAGTCAACATAGTAGAAACTGACGAGAAGCCTCCCCCTACCCAGAACTTTAGGCGAAGGCGCAGGAATTCTGGCATTAGTACTGATTATCCTGAGGATTTTAACAAAAACGGCCTTCCCATGCTGCATTTCGGAGACAGTTCGTATGAAAAAACCATGTTTGGCGTTAATGAAGACCAAGAAGTGGAGAACATTAACTCAGATGCGATCACTGAAGACTACAAATCCGCCGAACAAAACTCAGTCCCCTCAGCATTTAGCGTGGTGACTGTAAATAGCACTAGAGACTTCAATAATCACTCCGAACCTTCAGAAGAAGAGAAAAGAGACTGGATTTCAGAGAGTGATAACCTAAAGGGAATTCTCAAGAATAAACCCATAAAACCGAAACCTTATCACTTAGGTGAAACTCATCTTAATGATTCCGACGAGGATAGCAACAAATGGGGGGTACGATTGAGACACATTCCTAGGGAAAGTCCCACTATCTGGAAATCCACAGTAACGGTCCGTaatatatatcaaaataatccagAAGAAACAAACGATGAAGCAAAAACGAACGATCTACCGGAGTTCCAGAAACTTCTACGAAACTTACGACCGACCACGAAGAAGCCCGACTATTTATCGGACAACGAGAATCGCTACTCGGATAGTTTCGCCAATATACGAGTGGTGCCGGCAGCTAAGGACAATCGACGATCATCTTGGTCAGTGGCGGACCGAGTGATAGTGGACGAGGAGATTCAAGGGAGTAGGGGGTATTCGACAAAGGTGAATTTTGGGGAAGGTCAGGCGACGGTGGTTCAAAATGACCAATCCACTTGGCCGCGGATGGAGAACTTATCGAAGG ACTCCAGACAAATCTTAAACAGAGGATTAGTGGTGCGGATTGGCAGGCAAGATTCCGCCTCCAAACACACGGTATGCTCGAAAATGACCACCACTAGGGAGCAAAACAACATTACCACCACCACCAAAATCACCATAGATCTTTCCCCCTCGCCACCAACGACTGATAAACGATTCATTTACACCAAATATAAACGATCTCAAAACTCACTGCATAGCTTTAAGTCTACACCACTGGTGCTCAACACGCTCAAAGGGCAAAAAGAGGCTGTCGGTAAAATTCCTCAGCAACTCGAG GCATTAAAGAAGCTCTATGAGGATGTTCGGAGCGATGAGGGAGACAGCGATGCTGATAAGGAGGTGCAGCAGCTGCTGAGTCGGGTATCTGAGAAAGATCTCAGCAGCATAGATAGCGATGCCAGCACCGTTGTTTCGGGAAGTTGGAGTCGGATGAGGGCATTCAAAAACATTTCCGAAATGGAGAGGAATAGTTTTAAGAAACCCACACTTAAATTTGATCTCAATTGCACTAATAAAAGTAAAG ATAACCCAAACTTGCCAAATTCAGCCATCGAGCCGCATAAACCCAAAGCTACCTACAACAAATATAGTATACACGCCAATAGTAGCAAGTACTCTCCAGTAGTTTTAAGGAAAACCATTCCATTAAAGTCGACTGACCCTCAAGAACTGATTGAGAGCGTGCCGTCGAAGTTAGTCAATAAGAAAACTGAAAGCTCAACTTCAAATAGTCGTAGCAAATCGCCATCTAGGGAATTTAGAAACTTGCCAGATCCCAATTTGCAAGCTAAATGTGTGAGTGACAAAGCCGTTTTGAGACAGCCGAAACAGTCGGAAATGACTTACTTTGGGCTTGGCGCGAAGGGCCTGAAAACGACGAAAGAGCAAACCTACTCGCAGAAGCCCGACCTTTTGCAAAACCATAAACGAACAGTTTCGCCTACTGGTAGGGTCGGTAAACCTAGGAAACCAACACCTGAGAAGGAAATGGATGCCGAACATATTTATGAGAACGTGAATCCTGGTAAAACTACGCTGAAATCGCAACATATTCAGAACAAAGACTTTGATTCTACCATTCTGGATGAACTGACCAAGGCAGCGGATCAGATTTTACAG GCTGTGAACGGTTATACCTCTGAAGACTGTCAAAACAGACTGAGCTCTGACGAAGAAGAATTCCGTAAACCCTTAGACACCATATCCGAAACCAGATCCTGGAAATGCTACAACCAGGACCTGGAGATAAGAAATCAGCAACGTATGAGACCAACCTTGGCCAGTGCGGCCAAAATAAAGGTGAAGCGAACTTCGTCTACGTCTTCCGTGGAGAGTTTATCCAAGGATCGAAAGAAGGTTTCTTCGACTGAACGGAAAATTGCTGCAG TTCCAACTGCAGCAACTAAACCAGTATCCGAGACcacaaataagaaaaaaggtacCGGTGATGTGAACTCCTCAAAATCATCGACGAAGGCCAGAAGATTGCAAAGGGCCTCGAGTAGGGAAGCTCTGTTACAGTCTCATGGAAGCTCCTCGGAAGATCTTCCAACCAACGTAGAACTTCCAGTGAGGAAGCCCAGATTGGTAAAGAAAACTAAGGCAACTCAACTAACTATTAGCAGTGGGATTGAGCTTAAGAAACCTGTGCGGAAATCTAGGGAGGAGAAGGCAACCGAGAGCAATAAGAGTGAGTCGag AATATTGGGAAGTCTCCCGGAAATTCGACACAAGACTGCTGTTTCCACAATCACTAACATCGCTGAGAAATGTTCAAGAGATCGATCGAAAACAAGAGGCGAGGAGAGGCAACCGAAGAGCAGTACTAGAAAAGAAAGTAGTAGTAAAG GGACCATTAGCAGCTCCTCAACGAGACCTACTTCTTCAAGCAGCAAAGCTCAATCGCAACGTCCAACAACTTCCTCGAGGGAGTCTGGAGTGACACAACATCGCATTTCGACAGC aaacaTAAAGAGGTGCCACCGTTCCGAAAACACTGCAAGACACTAA
- the LOC136410069 gene encoding serine-rich adhesin for platelets isoform X1, whose translation MTTHVPTCALCSDINNRISWKMEVVAAPPPSTGGSPFRDHDVREWSRIDTLTGALERARLETDSWSANTRDASHRYGKVVDSRARTGADGSLQAQASRQLEVFHSRAAGSRLQVVKTTTVSSSRWSGKAEEPNKRLEFEDLQLPLNPLDLSSQKSKASVGRSAHRRPPTRHPKTQNFTSSTFASDLHSQLRNAHFTAAANLHRVSRLCHQIHESAVRNAFGKKSPSVSPRGSADGSASGVEITEIESSSDQNSHSNLSRTKSNSSEGVQQIPEKESNAKSDLEDLEQLQSWRRNSKVRRSLPFPKASSPSTSKATLTDLPENGVSVKKLRDELEKGRRLTTALRNNSISADLNALDNIIQSISSASSIERSSIDDNLDDLTEKDHATKTKPKRESFVTAESLQEIKGRLRRTSSPANDIYMSKQEDSDDGIGKEDSKLSAIAAHNQVKSYIYGMEDMLQSKKSVIGTGSLESRSKFSNGSNNNKNEDWYNRRKSYGFEKVHGSEETSAKSLKDKTFVESSTDSGICRSSEIMVVPTATRANKETNGQYNSESESDVENKFSSISKALNGINYGNVRKMTSIFSQEDKSSIFSRQSEEAWNRRLRDNDFKKNELKSTTITIPIVKNNNIVDLSWNDEPEKDTKRHSIALDGSDPYKKDKNELIEDGIRRAKRVEFCKTEVHFAAESGKVNIVETDEKPPPTQNFRRRRRNSGISTDYPEDFNKNGLPMLHFGDSSYEKTMFGVNEDQEVENINSDAITEDYKSAEQNSVPSAFSVVTVNSTRDFNNHSEPSEEEKRDWISESDNLKGILKNKPIKPKPYHLGETHLNDSDEDSNKWGVRLRHIPRESPTIWKSTVTVRNIYQNNPEETNDEAKTNDLPEFQKLLRNLRPTTKKPDYLSDNENRYSDSFANIRVVPAAKDNRRSSWSVADRVIVDEEIQGSRGYSTKVNFGEGQATVVQNDQSTWPRMENLSKDSRQILNRGLVVRIGRQDSASKHTVCSKMTTTREQNNITTTTKITIDLSPSPPTTDKRFIYTKYKRSQNSLHSFKSTPLVLNTLKGQKEAVGKIPQQLEALKKLYEDVRSDEGDSDADKEVQQLLSRVSEKDLSSIDSDASTVVSGSWSRMRAFKNISEMERNSFKKPTLKFDLNCTNKSKDNPNLPNSAIEPHKPKATYNKYSIHANSSKYSPVVLRKTIPLKSTDPQELIESVPSKLVNKKTESSTSNSRSKSPSREFRNLPDPNLQAKCVSDKAVLRQPKQSEMTYFGLGAKGLKTTKEQTYSQKPDLLQNHKRTVSPTGRVGKPRKPTPEKEMDAEHIYENVNPGKTTLKSQHIQNKDFDSTILDELTKAADQILQAVNGYTSEDCQNRLSSDEEEFRKPLDTISETRSWKCYNQDLEIRNQQRMRPTLASAAKIKVKRTSSTSSVESLSKDRKKVSSTERKIAAVPTAATKPVSETTNKKKGTGDVNSSKSSTKARRLQRASSREALLQSHGSSSEDLPTNVELPVRKPRLVKKTKATQLTISSGIELKKPVRKSREEKATESNKSESRILGSLPEIRHKTAVSTITNIAEKCSRDRSKTRGEERQPKSSTRKESSSKGTISSSSTRPTSSSSKAQSQRPTTSSRESGVTQHRISTANIKRCHRSENTARH comes from the exons GTTGTAGACTCCAGAGCCCGCACTGGAGCAGATGGTTCCCTTCAGGCACAAGCCAGTAGACAGCTGGAGGTGTTCCATAGTCGGGCAGCAGGATCCAGGTTGCAGGTAGTCAAAACCACGACAGTAAGCAGCAGTAGGTGGTCTGGAAAAGCGGAAGAGCCTAATAAAAGACTGGAATTTGAAGATTTGCAG CTCCCTCTGAACCCTCTAGACCTGTCGTCTCAAAAATCCAAGGCCTCAGTAGGCCGCAGCGCACACAGACGTCCTCCTACCAGACACCCCAAGACCCAAAACTTCACTTCGTCCACCTTCGCAAGTGATCTGCATAGCCAGCTGAGGAACGCCCATTTCACTGCCGCGGCGAACTTACACCGAGTATCCAGATTGTGCCACCAAATCCACGAATCTGCAGTTCGGAACGCGTTCGGGAAAAAATCCCCCTCGGTATCTCCTCGTGGAAGTGCCGATGGTAGTGCGAGTGGTGTAGAAATTACGGAAATTGAAAGCAGTAGTGACCAGAATTCGCATTCTAATCTGTCGCGAACTAAGAGTAATAGTAGTGAGGGCGTCCAGCAAATTCCGGAAAAGGAGTCCAACGCCAAGAGTGACCTGGAGGACTTGGAACAGCTGCAAAGCTGGAGGAGGAACTCCAAGGTTCGGCGAAGTTTGCCGTTTCCGAAGGCAAGTTCTCCTAGTACCTCCAAGGCTACTCTAACAGATTTGCCAGAAAATGGCGTCAGCGTAAAGAAATTGAGGGATGAGTTGGAGAAGGGGAGAAGATTAACCACAGCTCTAAGGAACAATTCTATTTCTGCCGACTTAAACGCCTTGGATAACATTATTCAATCAATATCAAGCGCCAGCTCCATAGAGCGCAGCTCTATAGACGATAATTTAGACGATCTCACTGAAAAAGACCATGCAACTAAAACTAAACCAAAACGAGAATCATTTGTAACAGCAGAATCTTTGCAGGAAATCAAAGGAAGACTTCGTAGAACCAGCTCTCCGGCAAATGATATTTACATGTCCAAGCAAGAAGACAGCGACGATGGTATAGGGAAAGAAGACTCCAAACTAAGCGCAATTGCTGCTCACAATCAAGTGAAGTCCTACATATATGGTATGGAAGACATGCTGCAAAGCAAAAAGTCTGTAATCGGAACTGGAAGTCTTGAGTCTCGCTCCAAGTTCTCCAATGGCTCTAACAATAACAAGAACGAAGATTGGTATAATCGCCGGAAATCGTATGGGTTTGAGAAGGTGCATGGCAGTGAAGAGACTTCTGCAAAATCCCTAAAAGATAAGACTTTTGTGGAATCGAGTACTGATAGCGGAATATGTCGCTCGAGCGAAATAATGGTGGTTCCAACTGCAACAAGAGCCAACAAAGAAACCAACGGTCAATACAACTCGGAGAGTGAAAGTGACGTAGAAAATAAGTTTAGTTCAATTAGCAAAGCACTTAACGGGATCAATTACGGTAATGTCCGAAAGATGACTAGCATTTTTAGCCAGGAGGACAAAAGTTCAATTTTCAGCAGACAGTCTGAAGAGGCTTGGAATAGGCGGCTCAGAGATAACGACTTTAAGAAAAACGAACTCAAATCAACAACCATCACCATACCCATAGTCAAAAACAACAACATTGTGGACTTGTCTTGGAACGATGAACCCGAAAAAGACACAAAAAGGCATTCAATAGCTCTCGACGGATCAGATCCCTACAAAAAGGACAAAAACGAGCTTATAGAAGATGGAATTAGAAGAGCGAAGAGGGTGGAGTTTTGCAAAACTGAGGTTCATTTTGCCGCAGAATCTGGAAAAGTCAACATAGTAGAAACTGACGAGAAGCCTCCCCCTACCCAGAACTTTAGGCGAAGGCGCAGGAATTCTGGCATTAGTACTGATTATCCTGAGGATTTTAACAAAAACGGCCTTCCCATGCTGCATTTCGGAGACAGTTCGTATGAAAAAACCATGTTTGGCGTTAATGAAGACCAAGAAGTGGAGAACATTAACTCAGATGCGATCACTGAAGACTACAAATCCGCCGAACAAAACTCAGTCCCCTCAGCATTTAGCGTGGTGACTGTAAATAGCACTAGAGACTTCAATAATCACTCCGAACCTTCAGAAGAAGAGAAAAGAGACTGGATTTCAGAGAGTGATAACCTAAAGGGAATTCTCAAGAATAAACCCATAAAACCGAAACCTTATCACTTAGGTGAAACTCATCTTAATGATTCCGACGAGGATAGCAACAAATGGGGGGTACGATTGAGACACATTCCTAGGGAAAGTCCCACTATCTGGAAATCCACAGTAACGGTCCGTaatatatatcaaaataatccagAAGAAACAAACGATGAAGCAAAAACGAACGATCTACCGGAGTTCCAGAAACTTCTACGAAACTTACGACCGACCACGAAGAAGCCCGACTATTTATCGGACAACGAGAATCGCTACTCGGATAGTTTCGCCAATATACGAGTGGTGCCGGCAGCTAAGGACAATCGACGATCATCTTGGTCAGTGGCGGACCGAGTGATAGTGGACGAGGAGATTCAAGGGAGTAGGGGGTATTCGACAAAGGTGAATTTTGGGGAAGGTCAGGCGACGGTGGTTCAAAATGACCAATCCACTTGGCCGCGGATGGAGAACTTATCGAAGG ACTCCAGACAAATCTTAAACAGAGGATTAGTGGTGCGGATTGGCAGGCAAGATTCCGCCTCCAAACACACGGTATGCTCGAAAATGACCACCACTAGGGAGCAAAACAACATTACCACCACCACCAAAATCACCATAGATCTTTCCCCCTCGCCACCAACGACTGATAAACGATTCATTTACACCAAATATAAACGATCTCAAAACTCACTGCATAGCTTTAAGTCTACACCACTGGTGCTCAACACGCTCAAAGGGCAAAAAGAGGCTGTCGGTAAAATTCCTCAGCAACTCGAG GCATTAAAGAAGCTCTATGAGGATGTTCGGAGCGATGAGGGAGACAGCGATGCTGATAAGGAGGTGCAGCAGCTGCTGAGTCGGGTATCTGAGAAAGATCTCAGCAGCATAGATAGCGATGCCAGCACCGTTGTTTCGGGAAGTTGGAGTCGGATGAGGGCATTCAAAAACATTTCCGAAATGGAGAGGAATAGTTTTAAGAAACCCACACTTAAATTTGATCTCAATTGCACTAATAAAAGTAAAG ATAACCCAAACTTGCCAAATTCAGCCATCGAGCCGCATAAACCCAAAGCTACCTACAACAAATATAGTATACACGCCAATAGTAGCAAGTACTCTCCAGTAGTTTTAAGGAAAACCATTCCATTAAAGTCGACTGACCCTCAAGAACTGATTGAGAGCGTGCCGTCGAAGTTAGTCAATAAGAAAACTGAAAGCTCAACTTCAAATAGTCGTAGCAAATCGCCATCTAGGGAATTTAGAAACTTGCCAGATCCCAATTTGCAAGCTAAATGTGTGAGTGACAAAGCCGTTTTGAGACAGCCGAAACAGTCGGAAATGACTTACTTTGGGCTTGGCGCGAAGGGCCTGAAAACGACGAAAGAGCAAACCTACTCGCAGAAGCCCGACCTTTTGCAAAACCATAAACGAACAGTTTCGCCTACTGGTAGGGTCGGTAAACCTAGGAAACCAACACCTGAGAAGGAAATGGATGCCGAACATATTTATGAGAACGTGAATCCTGGTAAAACTACGCTGAAATCGCAACATATTCAGAACAAAGACTTTGATTCTACCATTCTGGATGAACTGACCAAGGCAGCGGATCAGATTTTACAG GCTGTGAACGGTTATACCTCTGAAGACTGTCAAAACAGACTGAGCTCTGACGAAGAAGAATTCCGTAAACCCTTAGACACCATATCCGAAACCAGATCCTGGAAATGCTACAACCAGGACCTGGAGATAAGAAATCAGCAACGTATGAGACCAACCTTGGCCAGTGCGGCCAAAATAAAGGTGAAGCGAACTTCGTCTACGTCTTCCGTGGAGAGTTTATCCAAGGATCGAAAGAAGGTTTCTTCGACTGAACGGAAAATTGCTGCAG TTCCAACTGCAGCAACTAAACCAGTATCCGAGACcacaaataagaaaaaaggtacCGGTGATGTGAACTCCTCAAAATCATCGACGAAGGCCAGAAGATTGCAAAGGGCCTCGAGTAGGGAAGCTCTGTTACAGTCTCATGGAAGCTCCTCGGAAGATCTTCCAACCAACGTAGAACTTCCAGTGAGGAAGCCCAGATTGGTAAAGAAAACTAAGGCAACTCAACTAACTATTAGCAGTGGGATTGAGCTTAAGAAACCTGTGCGGAAATCTAGGGAGGAGAAGGCAACCGAGAGCAATAAGAGTGAGTCGag AATATTGGGAAGTCTCCCGGAAATTCGACACAAGACTGCTGTTTCCACAATCACTAACATCGCTGAGAAATGTTCAAGAGATCGATCGAAAACAAGAGGCGAGGAGAGGCAACCGAAGAGCAGTACTAGAAAAGAAAGTAGTAGTAAAG GGACCATTAGCAGCTCCTCAACGAGACCTACTTCTTCAAGCAGCAAAGCTCAATCGCAACGTCCAACAACTTCCTCGAGGGAGTCTGGAGTGACACAACATCGCATTTCGACAGC aaacaTAAAGAGGTGCCACCGTTCCGAAAACACTGCAAGACACTAA